A stretch of the Nitrospinota bacterium genome encodes the following:
- a CDS encoding replication-associated recombination protein A, with protein MDDGLFNLNHPVASHPSPPKPLADRMRPRTLDEYAGQEDVIGAGRPLRALIAGGNIPSMIFWGPPGSGKTTLARLVAGEKDFLFIEVSAVAAGVAELRDAISKARNEWGKRKRRTILFIDEVHRFNKAQQDAILPNVEAGEIIVIGSTTENPAFEVIPALRSRCRIFRLGRLDFPEVAGIIRRALADETMGLGGKNLSVPDEAVERIAEVSGGDARAALNLLEAASFASGNVTPELVDELSKDTAILYDKQGQEHFDHASAFQKSLRGSDPDAAIYWLAKMIAGGEDPRFIARRLIVTASEDVGLADPVALMLAIAAADAVDRLGLPEGRIPLAHAVIYIATAPKSNSAIGAIDHALADIKKEGKSYPAPDHLKDTHYKAAKGMGFGAGYKYPHDFPGHYVEQDYLPKELKGTRYYKPSTGGREGAIADKMKKMDRGGKS; from the coding sequence ATGGACGACGGTCTTTTTAACTTAAATCATCCGGTGGCATCCCATCCTTCGCCCCCAAAACCGCTTGCCGACAGGATGAGGCCGCGAACTCTGGACGAGTACGCCGGGCAGGAAGATGTGATCGGGGCGGGGAGACCTTTGCGGGCCCTTATTGCAGGGGGAAACATACCTTCGATGATCTTCTGGGGGCCTCCCGGTTCCGGCAAGACCACCCTTGCAAGACTTGTGGCGGGGGAGAAAGACTTTCTTTTTATTGAAGTTTCCGCCGTGGCGGCTGGCGTGGCGGAGTTGCGGGACGCCATTTCAAAGGCAAGGAATGAGTGGGGCAAGCGCAAGAGGCGCACCATCCTTTTCATAGACGAGGTCCATCGTTTCAACAAGGCCCAGCAGGACGCCATTCTCCCGAACGTCGAGGCGGGGGAGATTATTGTCATCGGCTCCACCACAGAAAATCCGGCCTTCGAGGTGATCCCGGCGTTGCGCTCCCGTTGCAGGATATTCAGGCTGGGCAGGCTGGACTTTCCGGAGGTGGCCGGGATAATCCGGCGCGCCCTCGCCGATGAGACCATGGGACTTGGCGGCAAAAACCTGAGCGTGCCGGACGAGGCTGTGGAGAGGATCGCCGAAGTCTCCGGGGGTGACGCCCGCGCCGCGTTGAACCTTCTGGAGGCGGCAAGTTTCGCCTCCGGAAATGTGACCCCGGAACTTGTGGACGAGCTTTCCAAGGACACCGCCATCCTGTACGACAAGCAGGGGCAGGAGCATTTCGACCACGCCTCGGCCTTCCAGAAATCGCTTCGCGGCTCCGACCCGGACGCGGCCATATACTGGCTCGCCAAAATGATCGCCGGAGGGGAGGATCCACGCTTTATCGCCCGGCGGCTTATAGTGACCGCGTCGGAGGATGTGGGCCTGGCCGACCCTGTGGCGTTGATGCTGGCCATAGCCGCCGCCGACGCGGTGGACCGGCTTGGCTTGCCCGAGGGGCGCATCCCGCTGGCCCACGCGGTGATATACATAGCCACCGCCCCAAAAAGCAACTCCGCCATCGGAGCCATAGACCATGCATTGGCGGACATAAAAAAAGAGGGCAAAAGCTATCCGGCGCCCGACCATCTTAAGGACACTCATTACAAGGCCGCCAAGGGTATGGGATTCGGCGCGGGTTACAAATACCCTCACGACTTCCCCGGCCATTATGTGGAGCAGGATTATCTGCCCAAGGAGCTTAAGGGGACAAGGTATTACAAACCCTCCACCGGGGGGAGGGAAGGGGCCATAGCGGACAAGATGAAGAAAATGGATCGCGGCGGCAAAAGCTGA